The Solanum lycopersicum chromosome 9, SLM_r2.1 genome window below encodes:
- the LOC101264066 gene encoding CBL-interacting serine/threonine-protein kinase 7, which produces MDVKQPQPPPFTVKIRRTTSSDGSGSGSIILGKYQLVRLLGRGSFAKVYLGRCLDDNTEVAVKVIDKSSTAIDASMEPRIIREVSAMRRLNHHPNILELFEVMATKTKIYFVMELAHGGELFTKLNRRGRFSESTARFYFHQLVSALHFCHQNGVAHRDIKPQNLLLDKEGHLKISDFGLSALPEQLQNGLLYTACGTPAYTAPEVVYRRGYDGAKADAWSCGVILFVFLAGSLPFDDSNLPNMVKAIHRREYKFPHWVSKSAQRIINRLLDPNPETRYGIVELMNTPWFKKSSSMKPEQSTKRFGEGILEKESKQMESINAFDLISMCSGLDLSSIFEEELNKKEMRFTTNVEVKVIEEKVMNVGINAGYRVEKRKNGGIGLVKGRSVLLVEILELAQELLLVEFKVVNGGSEFEDRQWEELKAGLKEVVVSW; this is translated from the coding sequence ATGGATGTAAAACAACCCCAACCACCTCCATTTACCGTCAAAATCAGAAGAACCACCAGTTCCGATGGTAGTGGATCTGGATCTATCATTCTTGGAAAATACCAATTGGTTCGTCTATTGGGTCGAGGTAGCTTTGCTAAAGTGTACCTTGGCCGTTGTTTAGACGATAACACTGAAGTTGCTGTTAAAGTTATAGATAAATCCAGTACTGCCATTGATGCTTCTATGGAGCCACGGATTATCCGTGAAGTCTCCGCCATGCGCCGCCTTAATCACCACCCGAATATCCTCGAACTTTTTGAAGTTATGGCGACGAAAACTAAGATCTATTTCGTTATGGAACTAGCTCACGGCGGTGAGCTTTTCACAAAGCTTAATCGCCGTGGCCGGTTTTCTGAATCCACCGCCAGGTTTTATTTCCATCAGCTTGTCTCTGCTTTACATTTCTGCCACCAAAACGGCGTTGCTCATCGTGATATCAAGCCACAAAATCTACTCCTAGACAAAGAGGGTCATCTCAAAATCTCCGATTTCGGACTCTCCGCCTTGCCGGAGCAGTTACAGAACGGTCTCCTTTATACCGCGTGTGGTACGCCGGCGTATACTGCTCCGGAGGTAGTTTACAGAAGAGGGTACGATGGTGCTAAGGCGGATGCTTGGTCATGTGGGGTTATTCTCTTTGTGTTCCTCGCCGGAAGCTTACCATTCGATGATAGCAATTTGCCTAACATGGTTAAAGCTATACACCGGCGTGAATATAAGTTTCCCCATTGGGTTTCAAAGTCAGCTCAGAGGATAATTAACCGGCTGCTTGATCCTAATCCTGAAACGAGATACGGAATTGTAGAGCTCATGAACACTCCATGGTTTAAGAAATCATCGTCGATGAAACCAGAGCAAAGCACGAAGCGATTTGGTGAGGGGATTTTGGAGAAGGAAAGCAAACAAATGGAGAGTATAAATGCATTTGATTTAATTTCAATGTGTTCAGGGTTGGATTTATCGTCGATATTTGAAGAAGAATTGAACAAGAAGGAGATGAGATTTACGACAAATGTAGAAGTTAAGGTGATAGAAGAGAAGGTGATGAATGTTGGTATAAATGCAGGATACAGAgtagagaaaagaaagaatggTGGAATTGGGTTGGTGAAAGGGAGAAGTGTTTTGTTAGTTGAAATCTTGGAGTTGGCACAGGAGTTGTTGTTGGTGGAGTTCAAAGTTGTTAATGGAGGATCAGAATTCGAGGATCGTCAATGGGAAGAATTGAAAGCTGGATTGAAAGAAGTAGTTGTTTCATGGTAG
- the LOC101264555 gene encoding CBL-interacting serine/threonine-protein kinase 7-like, whose amino-acid sequence MDVKQPQPPPFTVKIRRTTSSDGSGSGSIILGKYQLVRLLGRGSFAKVYLGRCLDDNTEVAVKVIDKSSTAIDASMEPRIIREVSAMRRLNHHPNILELFEVMATKTKIYFVMELAHGGELFTKLNRRGRFSESTARFYFHQLVSALHFCHQNGVAHRDIKPQNLLLDKEGHLKISDFGLSALPEQFENGLLHTACGTPAYTAPEVVYRRGYDGAKADAWSCGVILFVFLAGSLPFDDRNLPSMVKSIHRREYTFPDWVSKSARRIINRLLDPNPKTRYGIEELMNTPWFKKSSSMKPEQSTKQFGEGILEKESKQMESINAFDLISMCSGLDLSSIFEEELNKKEMRFTTNVEVKVIEEKVMNVGKDAGYRVEKRKNGGIGLVKGRSVLLVEILELAQELLLVEFKVVNGGSEFEDRQWEELKAGLKEVAVSW is encoded by the coding sequence ATGGATGTAAAACAACCCCAACCACCTCCATTTACCGTCAAAATCAGAAGAACCACCAGTTCCGATGGTAGTGGATCTGGATCTATCATTCTTGGAAAATACCAATTGGTTCGTCTATTGGGTCGAGGTAGCTTTGCTAAAGTGTACCTTGGCCGTTGTTTAGACGATAACACTGAAGTTGCTGTTAAAGTTATAGACAAATCCAGTACTGCCATTGATGCTTCTATGGAGCCACGGATTATCCGTGAAGTCTCCGCCATGCGCCGCCTTAATCACCACCCGAATATCCTCGAACTTTTTGAAGTTATGGCGACGAAAACTAAGATCTATTTCGTTATGGAACTAGCTCACGGCGGTGAGCTTTTCACAAAGCTTAATCGCCGTGGCCGGTTTTCTGAATCCACCGCCAGATTTTATTTCCATCAGCTTGTCTCTGCTTTACATTTCTGCCACCAAAACGGCGTTGCTCATCGTGATATCAAGCCACAAAATCTACTCCTAGACAAAGAGGGTCATCTCAAAATCTCCGATTTCGGACTCTCCGCCTTGCCGGAGCAGTTTGAGAACGGTCTTCTTCATACAGCTTGTGGTACACCGGCGTATACTGCTCCGGAGGTGGTTTACAGAAGAGGGTACGATGGTGCTAAGGCAGATGCTTGGTCATGTGGGGTTATTCTCTTTGTGTTCCTCGCCGGAAGCTTACCGTTCGATGATAGGAATTTGCCGAGCATGGTTAAATCTATACACCGACGTGAATATACGTTTCCCGATTGGGTTTCAAAATCAGCCCGGAGGATAATTAACCGGCTACTTGATCCTAATCCGAAAACGAGATACGGAATTGAAGAGCTCATGAACACTCCATGGTTTAAGAAATCATCATCGATGAAACCAGAACAAAGCACGAAGCAATTTGGTGAGGGAATTTTGGAGAAGGAAAGCAAACAAATGGAGAGTATAAATGCATTTGATTTAATTTCAATGTGTTCAGGGTTGGATTTATCGTCGATATTTGAAGAAGAATTGAACAAGAAGGAGATGAGATTTACGACAAATGTAGAAGTTAAGGTGATAGAAGAGAAGGTGATGAATGTTGGTAAAGATGCAGGATACAGAgtagagaaaagaaagaatggTGGAATTGGGTTGGTGAAAGGGAGAAGTGTTTTGTTAGTTGAAATCTTGGAGTTGGCACAGGAGTTGTTGTTGGTGGAGTTCAAAGTTGTTAATGGAGGATCAGAATTCGAGGATCGTCAATGGGAAGAATTGAAAGCTGGATTGAAAGAAGTAGCTGTTTCATGGTAG